The genomic stretch AATCCGGTTGCCGCTGATACGGCGTTCTGACGGCAAGTCTGACCACCGCACCGGCCAGAATACCGCCTGCCAAGGCGATTGTTGCATGTCGGTGTAGGTCATTACTACAATTGACTGCATGCATAATTATCCTGCCGAGAAGCTTGCCTTGGCACTGCAAAGTTGCTTGCTGTTGACGTTGTTAATGGGTGGCGCCGTCGCGGCCGATGAAGTCCGCTTCAATCGTGACGTGCGACCGATCCTGTCGAACCGATGCTTTCGGTGCCACGGCCCCGACGAAGGCAATCGCCAGGCGGACCTGCGGCTCGATGTTCGCGAACATGCGCTTTTCGATCGTGGAGACGGGGCAGCCATTGTGCCAGGCAAGCCACAGGAAAGCTTGCTGATTCAGCGTGTGACTACCCACGATGATGGCCTGCGCATGCCTCCGCCCGATCATGCGCCGCCGCTTGCGAAATCTGAAATTGAGACCCTCCAGCGCTGGATCGATCAAGGCGCGCAATATGACGGACATTGGTCGTTCCTGCCGATTGCCAATCCGCAGCCGCCGGCGCTTGCAGCCGGGGAAACGGCGCGTAACCCGATCGATCACTTTGTTTTCGCACGATTGCGAGAGCACGGGCTTAAGCCGTCGGTGGAAGCTGACAAACGGACTTTGCTGCGACGCGTGTTTTTAGACCTGACGGGCCTGCTGCCGACGCCCGAGGAGGCTGTCCAGTTCGAGCACGACTCCCGAAGTGACGCTTATGAAGCCGTCGTCGAGCAGCTGCTCAACAGTCCGCATTACGGCGAGCGGTGGGGACGCCATTGGCTGGACCAGGCCCGCTACGCTGATTCGAACGGATACACGATCGATGCCGAGCGCGTCATGTGGCCTTATCGCGATTGGGTCATTCGTGCCTTGAATGCCGACATGCCGTTCGACCAGTTTACGATCGAGCAGCTTGCGGGAGACCTGCTACCGAATGCGACCAGGGACCAACGCATTGCCTCGGGCTTTCACCGCAACACCCTCATCAACCAGGAAGGGGGTGTAGACCCTGAACAGTTTCGTGTGGAAACGGTCATCGATCGGGTTGCCACGACGGGCGCGGTGTGGCTGGGTTTAACCGTCGGTTGCGCGCAGTGTCATTCGCACAAATATGACCCGATCAGCCACCAGGAATTCTATCGGCTGTTCGCCTTCTTTAATAACTGCGCCGACATGAACAATGTGGGCCCGACGGCGGAGGTACACGAAGGCGAGTTGTTCCTACCGGAGGACTTTGCCTCGGAACGCGCGGAACTGAATGACGCGATTTCGAGCGTCGAGCGATTGAGCGCCGAGTCCCGTACGCGACGGACGGCGTGGGAGAAAAGTTTGGCAAATCGGGTGGGCGACGACGAAACCTCTAAGGCGGCGCAGTGGAATGTTCTTTCCATAAGTGCGGCCAAGGCCGAGGCGGCCAAGCTGACGACCCTGGACGACCAATCCGTGCTGGCGACGGCGGGCATTCCGCGCGAGATCTATGTCATCGACACGGCGCCGCTTGCCAAGGGTGCAAAGATCGGCTCGTTCCGATTGCGCTTCATCCCTCACGAGTCGCTGCCGAAGTCGGGCCCGGGACTGGCAACCAACGGCAACCTGGTATTGACCGCCGTCGAGGCGTATCTCGGTGATGAGCGCCTACCGCTCGTCTCGGCCAGCGCCGACCACTCGCAGAAGGACTACTCCGTCGCATCGCTCATCGACGACGAGCCCGGAACAGGGTGGGCCATTAATGTCCAGCCAGGTTCGACCGTGCAGATGAACGCCGAGCATACGGTTGTGCTTACCCTAGGGCGCGCGATCGATGGGGGGGAACAGCCGCTACGGTTCGTGCTCAAGCACGAGTTGAACAATGATTACAACGTGGGGCGGGTACAGTTCTCTGTCTCCGAGGACATCGCCGACCCGGTCTCCGATCCTACGTTTCTGGCCGCGCTTGCAATCGAAGAAGCGGACCGAAGCGCGGAGCAAAGGAAACTCATTAATCTCAAGTTCGATGCGGTGGATCAACCACTGAAGGACGCTCGTAAGCGGCTCGACGAATTGCGCGTTCGCTTGCGATTGGGGCCGACGGTCAAGACGCTGGTGATGCAAGATGTGCCGGCTCCGCGGAACACATTTTTGCTGAAGCGGGGCGACTTCCTACAGCCGGATAAGGAACTTGGCCCGCTATCGGCGAATGTTCCGCAGGCCTTTCCAGAATTAGGGCCGCGCGGCGACGATCGGCCATTCGATCGCTTGGATTTGGCACGCTGGTTGGTGGCACGAAACCATCCGTTGACGGCGCGCGTCACCGTCAATCGACTCTGGATGCACTACTTTGGTCGCGGTCTGGTCGAAACGGAAAACGATTTTGGATCCCAGGGCTCCGCGCCCACCCATGCCGAACTGCTTGATTGGCTGGCGTCGAACCTGATGGATCACGGTTGGTCGCTCAAGACGTTCCATCGCCTCGTTGTAACCTCAGCGACGTATCGTCAGGCCTCGCTCGCCCGCCCGGACGCGGCCGTGGTGGATCCGCTGAATCTACTCTTGGCTCGACAAAACCGTTTGCGACTCGACGCCGAAATCGTGCGCGATGTGGCTCTCTGCGCCGCGGGAAAACTGGAACAAAAGGTAGGCGGACCAAGCGTCTTTCCGCCGCAGCCCGAGGGCGTATACGCCTTTACGCAGAATAAGAAGGTATGGCGCACCGGCACTGGCAAAGAGCGCTATCGACGCGGAATGTACACCATGTTTTATCGCAGTGCGCCGTACCCCGCGCTGGCCACTTTCGACTCGCCCGACTTTCAGTCGGTCTGCACACGCCGGCAGCGATCGAATACGCCCCTGCAGGCCCTAACAATGGCCAATGACGTGGCCATGTACGAATTGGCGCAAGAGCTGGCAGCTCGAGCGCTCGCGCAACACCAGAGCGACGATCAGGCGGCCGAGGTC from Pirellulales bacterium encodes the following:
- a CDS encoding PSD1 and planctomycete cytochrome C domain-containing protein; amino-acid sequence: MHNYPAEKLALALQSCLLLTLLMGGAVAADEVRFNRDVRPILSNRCFRCHGPDEGNRQADLRLDVREHALFDRGDGAAIVPGKPQESLLIQRVTTHDDGLRMPPPDHAPPLAKSEIETLQRWIDQGAQYDGHWSFLPIANPQPPALAAGETARNPIDHFVFARLREHGLKPSVEADKRTLLRRVFLDLTGLLPTPEEAVQFEHDSRSDAYEAVVEQLLNSPHYGERWGRHWLDQARYADSNGYTIDAERVMWPYRDWVIRALNADMPFDQFTIEQLAGDLLPNATRDQRIASGFHRNTLINQEGGVDPEQFRVETVIDRVATTGAVWLGLTVGCAQCHSHKYDPISHQEFYRLFAFFNNCADMNNVGPTAEVHEGELFLPEDFASERAELNDAISSVERLSAESRTRRTAWEKSLANRVGDDETSKAAQWNVLSISAAKAEAAKLTTLDDQSVLATAGIPREIYVIDTAPLAKGAKIGSFRLRFIPHESLPKSGPGLATNGNLVLTAVEAYLGDERLPLVSASADHSQKDYSVASLIDDEPGTGWAINVQPGSTVQMNAEHTVVLTLGRAIDGGEQPLRFVLKHELNNDYNVGRVQFSVSEDIADPVSDPTFLAALAIEEADRSAEQRKLINLKFDAVDQPLKDARKRLDELRVRLRLGPTVKTLVMQDVPAPRNTFLLKRGDFLQPDKELGPLSANVPQAFPELGPRGDDRPFDRLDLARWLVARNHPLTARVTVNRLWMHYFGRGLVETENDFGSQGSAPTHAELLDWLASNLMDHGWSLKTFHRLVVTSATYRQASLARPDAAVVDPLNLLLARQNRLRLDAEIVRDVALCAAGKLEQKVGGPSVFPPQPEGVYAFTQNKKVWRTGTGKERYRRGMYTMFYRSAPYPALATFDSPDFQSVCTRRQRSNTPLQALTMANDVAMYELAQELAARALAQHQSDDQAAEVKRIDTIFQRALSRHPSSVELRLIQNSFLQASPAEPPEELDAWSAVSRAVMNTDEFITRE